One Fretibacterium sp. OH1220_COT-178 genomic window carries:
- a CDS encoding SH3 domain-containing protein: MNNQTKQKLDELNELRQQNYISEEEYAAARANILFGAGFDITPRTDSAPTPFYAPPLKEKEEKSGCGCLFVLLILLIVLVGGVFAMPDDLLKKLPGLDGILEYEQVQTARQTLHRFIDDLLGGQTQELPTPISPERNSTEPAIAVPEVGPEKSDLPEARSRNASENSVPTASLSVTAEPQAPIEEETPSPDLSQATVGAKGELPDMDMEPVKSSVWGNSVRIRSTPDRSDDGNIIGRARKGESLTILEEITNESGMKWYRVRMDHGDREGWVSANLVRPVKQEKK, translated from the coding sequence ATGAACAATCAGACCAAACAGAAACTGGACGAACTCAACGAACTTCGGCAGCAGAACTACATCTCGGAGGAGGAATACGCTGCAGCCCGAGCCAACATTCTGTTCGGCGCGGGATTCGACATCACCCCGAGGACCGACTCCGCCCCCACCCCCTTCTATGCCCCGCCGCTCAAGGAGAAAGAGGAGAAGAGCGGATGCGGTTGCCTATTCGTGTTGCTCATCCTCCTTATAGTCCTGGTCGGCGGCGTTTTTGCAATGCCCGACGACCTCCTGAAAAAGCTCCCCGGCCTAGATGGGATCCTGGAGTACGAACAGGTTCAAACCGCGCGTCAAACGCTCCATCGTTTCATCGACGATCTGCTGGGCGGTCAAACGCAGGAGTTGCCGACCCCGATCTCGCCGGAAAGGAACTCCACGGAGCCGGCGATCGCAGTGCCCGAGGTCGGCCCCGAGAAAAGCGACCTACCGGAAGCGAGGTCTCGGAACGCCTCCGAGAATTCTGTCCCGACCGCCTCCCTCTCCGTGACGGCAGAGCCGCAAGCGCCGATAGAGGAGGAGACGCCCTCTCCCGATCTTTCCCAGGCAACCGTCGGCGCCAAGGGAGAACTGCCGGATATGGATATGGAGCCCGTCAAGAGCAGCGTTTGGGGCAACTCCGTCCGTATCCGTTCCACCCCGGATCGTTCCGACGACGGCAACATCATCGGGCGTGCGCGCAAAGGAGAGTCCTTGACCATTCTGGAGGAGATCACGAACGAGAGCGGGATGAAGTGGTACCGTGTCCGGATGGACCACGGCGACCGTGAGGGATGGGTCAGCGCCAACCTGGTCAGGCCGGTCAAGCAGGAGAAGAAATAA
- the flgC gene encoding flagellar basal body rod protein FlgC, with protein sequence MRIFESMEIAGSALTAHRLWMDTISSNLANINTTRTLAGGPYKRRVPVFAEMLDETVGGYRDIGGVRVLEIAEDKTPPRLVYQPEHPDANEEGYVAYPNVNLVREMTDMLVASRAYEANLSVATTARDMWNGALEVLRG encoded by the coding sequence ATGAGAATATTCGAGAGTATGGAGATTGCGGGCAGCGCTCTGACGGCCCACCGCCTGTGGATGGACACGATCTCCTCCAACCTGGCGAACATCAATACCACCCGGACCTTGGCCGGAGGGCCGTACAAGCGCAGGGTCCCGGTCTTTGCCGAGATGCTGGACGAGACCGTTGGCGGTTATCGGGATATCGGGGGCGTTCGCGTTCTGGAGATCGCCGAGGACAAGACACCGCCGCGTCTGGTCTATCAGCCGGAGCATCCGGACGCCAACGAGGAGGGCTACGTGGCCTACCCCAACGTCAATCTGGTGCGTGAGATGACGGATATGCTCGTGGCGAGCCGTGCCTACGAGGCGAATCTTTCCGTGGCCACCACTGCGCGCGATATGTGGAACGGAGCCCTGGAGGTTCTGCGCGGCTGA
- the codY gene encoding GTP-sensing pleiotropic transcriptional regulator CodY, with protein MGLGSADSITVEAALEDLLEKTRQVGRALQSRREGDPLDYDKLAKLLSEFSTANVYIVDQEGRLLGYTWLPEYASRTLSESMSEGVMPEGFAEKMNRCRESMICDEDAFLFDDESGGKQPEKHLMYVPIYGAAAERLGTVVLVRFRAPFVTRDMLLAEYLGTLVGIEMLNDRNRSIEERSRDRVAVQMAMRALSYSEVESMKHIIAELGGREGVAVASKVADRVGVTRSVIVNALRKLESAGLIESRSLGMKGTYIKVLSPLFVEELGVASSSRVNY; from the coding sequence ATGGGGTTGGGGTCGGCGGATTCCATTACCGTCGAGGCCGCCCTCGAGGACCTTTTGGAGAAGACCCGACAGGTGGGGCGTGCCCTTCAGAGCCGCCGCGAGGGGGATCCTCTGGATTACGACAAGCTGGCCAAGCTGCTGTCGGAGTTTTCGACGGCCAACGTCTATATCGTGGATCAGGAGGGCCGCCTACTGGGGTATACCTGGCTCCCCGAGTACGCTTCCAGGACCCTTTCGGAGAGCATGAGCGAGGGGGTCATGCCGGAGGGGTTCGCCGAGAAGATGAACCGCTGCCGCGAGTCCATGATCTGCGACGAGGATGCGTTTCTCTTCGATGACGAGAGCGGGGGAAAGCAGCCCGAAAAGCATCTGATGTACGTGCCGATCTATGGCGCCGCCGCGGAGCGTCTGGGGACGGTGGTGCTGGTGCGTTTCCGTGCGCCCTTCGTCACCCGGGATATGCTTTTGGCGGAGTACCTGGGGACGCTCGTGGGGATCGAGATGCTCAACGACCGAAACCGCAGCATAGAGGAGCGTTCTCGGGACAGGGTCGCCGTCCAGATGGCCATGCGGGCGCTTTCCTACTCGGAGGTCGAGTCCATGAAGCACATCATCGCCGAGCTCGGAGGGCGCGAGGGGGTGGCCGTGGCCAGCAAGGTGGCGGACCGGGTCGGCGTGACCCGCAGCGTCATCGTCAACGCTCTGCGCAAGCTGGAGAGCGCTGGCCTGATCGAGAGCCGCAGCCTCGGGATGAAGGGAACCTACATCAAGGTTCTGAGTCCCCTGTTCGTCGAGGAGCTCGGGGTCGCCTCCTCCTCCCGCGTCAACTACTGA
- a CDS encoding DUF2249 domain-containing protein produces the protein MSFETWKDKTGDFQKIDVRHVQGNFFPGLQKRAAALAIGEGFEIIQTFEPHPLYDAMEKLGFEHHTEQTAETEFHIFFYRVKEGTVDESAPFRPVALLNYPMIDEKLGKIAVDFWETTWQSDRRTLPYEMRLLLSLANAVGAGRMRQAARELVKAYIYGLGSEALDDVFELLAWNQGLGFFSSEIGPSPLFQAYKLIKMQEKKGTAREEICTLLKEKFGEKNPEIQVI, from the coding sequence ATGAGTTTCGAGACATGGAAGGACAAGACCGGGGATTTTCAAAAAATAGACGTCCGGCACGTTCAGGGAAACTTCTTTCCCGGACTGCAGAAGAGAGCCGCGGCGCTCGCCATCGGCGAGGGCTTCGAGATCATCCAGACCTTCGAGCCGCATCCGCTGTACGACGCGATGGAAAAACTCGGGTTCGAGCATCACACCGAGCAGACGGCGGAAACCGAGTTTCACATCTTCTTCTACCGGGTAAAAGAGGGGACCGTGGACGAAAGCGCACCGTTCCGCCCGGTGGCGCTCCTCAACTATCCGATGATCGATGAAAAACTCGGCAAGATCGCCGTCGATTTCTGGGAGACCACCTGGCAAAGCGACAGACGGACGCTGCCCTATGAAATGAGACTGCTCCTCTCGCTCGCCAATGCCGTCGGTGCGGGACGGATGCGTCAAGCTGCGCGGGAGCTGGTGAAGGCCTATATCTACGGGCTTGGCTCCGAGGCGCTGGACGATGTGTTCGAGCTTCTGGCGTGGAATCAGGGGCTGGGATTCTTCAGCTCCGAGATCGGCCCCTCTCCGCTTTTTCAGGCTTACAAGCTGATCAAAATGCAGGAAAAAAAGGGTACGGCTCGGGAGGAAATCTGCACCCTGCTGAAGGAAAAGTTTGGAGAGAAGAATCCCGAGATTCAGGTGATCTGA
- a CDS encoding Crp/Fnr family transcriptional regulator — protein sequence MKEYCSAAFRNVDDKEFEAMLACRCMRERRYGRGDTIFRSGDRVHEIGVVRSGSVHIENSDLWGNRSILGNIEAGQVFAETYALCGEPMMVDAVAAEESVVLFIDLHVLLNAANYGKTWYPKLLQNLLAISTQKNLVLSQRIFCTTAKTVRGRLLTYLSAQALKNGSNEFAVPFDRQQMADYLNLDRSALSKELCRMRDEGMLVFHKNSFRLIRLGT from the coding sequence ATGAAGGAATATTGTTCTGCCGCTTTCCGCAACGTTGACGACAAGGAATTCGAGGCCATGTTGGCTTGCCGCTGCATGCGCGAGCGGCGATACGGCAGGGGAGATACGATTTTTCGTTCCGGCGACAGAGTTCATGAGATCGGCGTCGTCCGCTCCGGCAGCGTGCATATCGAAAACAGCGATCTGTGGGGAAACAGAAGCATCTTGGGCAACATAGAGGCCGGTCAGGTGTTTGCGGAGACTTACGCTTTGTGCGGGGAGCCCATGATGGTCGACGCGGTGGCTGCCGAGGAGTCCGTGGTGTTGTTCATCGATCTGCATGTGTTGTTGAACGCCGCAAACTACGGCAAAACGTGGTATCCCAAGCTGCTTCAAAATCTTCTGGCGATCTCCACGCAAAAAAATCTTGTGCTGTCCCAACGAATCTTTTGCACGACGGCGAAGACCGTTCGCGGTCGGCTGTTGACCTACCTGTCGGCCCAGGCGCTGAAGAACGGGAGCAACGAGTTTGCCGTACCGTTCGACCGGCAGCAAATGGCGGATTACCTGAATCTCGACCGCAGCGCATTGTCCAAGGAGTTGTGCCGTATGCGCGATGAGGGAATGCTTGTGTTCCATAAAAACAGTTTCAGATTGATCCGGCTCGGCACGTGA
- a CDS encoding MBL fold metallo-hydrolase codes for MKKQVKNNVSWVGYIDWELDSFHGDDYSIINGSSQNAYLIEEEKTVLIDTVWAPHRFEFVENLKREIDLKKIDCIIANHGEVDHSGALPALLEEIPGTPIYCTANAVKSLEGQYGKRNWNFREVKTGDTLDIGNGKQLVFVEMRMLHWPDSMATYMTGDNILFSNDAFGQHFAVGEMFNDKANKCLLMKEAMKYYANILNPFSPLVAKKINEIVGLDLPIEIIAPSHGAIWRENPLQIVEKYAQWADAYQEDQITVCYDTMWEGTARLAHEIADEIAKQSPETVVRVFNVAKTDKNEVMTEVFKSKAIIVGSPTVGNDILSSVAGWLAFLKSLKFKNKKAGAFGCYGWSGESVGILKEKLSEAGFVVVDDEVKSLWNPEEGDFAKVPALVASVLS; via the coding sequence ATGAAAAAACAGGTCAAGAACAACGTCAGCTGGGTCGGCTACATCGATTGGGAGCTGGACAGTTTTCATGGTGACGATTATTCCATCATAAACGGGTCCAGCCAGAACGCCTACCTCATTGAGGAAGAAAAAACGGTTCTGATCGATACGGTATGGGCGCCCCACAGGTTCGAGTTCGTCGAGAACCTCAAGAGGGAAATCGACCTGAAAAAGATCGATTGCATCATCGCGAATCATGGTGAGGTCGACCACTCGGGCGCTCTGCCCGCTCTGCTGGAGGAAATCCCCGGAACGCCGATATACTGCACGGCGAACGCGGTAAAGAGCCTCGAGGGGCAGTACGGAAAACGAAACTGGAATTTTCGTGAGGTCAAGACCGGCGACACGCTGGATATCGGCAACGGCAAGCAGCTCGTATTCGTCGAGATGCGGATGCTGCATTGGCCGGACTCGATGGCCACCTACATGACCGGCGACAACATCCTGTTCTCGAACGACGCTTTCGGCCAGCACTTTGCGGTAGGGGAAATGTTCAACGACAAGGCGAATAAATGTCTGCTTATGAAAGAGGCCATGAAATATTACGCCAACATCCTCAATCCTTTCTCTCCCCTTGTGGCAAAGAAAATTAACGAGATCGTCGGTCTGGACCTTCCCATCGAGATCATCGCGCCCAGCCACGGTGCGATCTGGCGAGAGAACCCCCTGCAGATCGTGGAGAAGTACGCGCAGTGGGCCGACGCCTATCAGGAGGATCAGATCACGGTTTGTTACGATACGATGTGGGAGGGCACGGCGAGGCTCGCCCACGAAATTGCCGACGAGATCGCAAAACAGAGCCCCGAAACGGTGGTCAGGGTGTTCAACGTGGCAAAGACGGACAAAAATGAAGTGATGACCGAAGTCTTCAAGTCGAAAGCCATTATCGTCGGCTCTCCCACGGTCGGAAACGACATCCTCTCCAGCGTCGCGGGATGGCTCGCGTTCCTCAAATCGCTGAAATTCAAGAACAAGAAAGCGGGCGCATTCGGCTGCTACGGATGGAGCGGCGAAAGCGTCGGGATTCTGAAAGAGAAGCTGAGCGAAGCCGGTTTTGTTGTCGTGGACGACGAAGTGAAATCGCTCTGGAACCCGGAAGAGGGGGATTTCGCGAAGGTTCCCGCTTTGGTCGCGAGCGTGCTGAGCTGA
- the flgB gene encoding flagellar basal body rod protein FlgB produces the protein MLGEFTWKVVEKDLEGLAQRFKAVSRNIANADTPGYARRNVSFEDQLREVLNSGKKLTMTVTDPAHFPSRPRLVSDVRPVELKIEDERYRLDGNNVDPEREMAVLAETRMMYNAMNRLAAKKLAGYRAVIAGR, from the coding sequence ATGCTGGGAGAGTTTACCTGGAAGGTCGTCGAAAAGGATTTGGAGGGGCTGGCGCAGCGTTTCAAGGCTGTGTCGCGCAACATCGCGAACGCCGACACCCCGGGCTATGCCCGCCGCAACGTTTCCTTCGAGGATCAGCTGAGAGAGGTCCTCAATTCGGGGAAAAAGCTGACCATGACGGTTACGGACCCCGCCCATTTCCCCTCGCGTCCGCGGCTCGTCTCCGATGTGAGGCCTGTGGAGCTCAAAATTGAGGACGAGCGCTATCGGCTGGATGGGAACAATGTCGATCCCGAGCGGGAGATGGCCGTTCTGGCGGAGACGCGCATGATGTACAACGCCATGAATCGCCTTGCGGCGAAGAAGCTGGCTGGTTACCGCGCGGTCATCGCGGGGCGCTGA
- a CDS encoding DEAD/DEAH box helicase: MQKRERPLVSRADELGELWRSGGTVHDRAGGAARAWICPPGRLLAVLPDSRQAAEFVSDRRTLFPEEPLFRLAEPPLTVQTIGSRPLLLERGEVLRRWTMEGGVLAATPGALMAPCLMADGELPVERGEEYARDRLVAWLERSGYQRADLVWSPGQYVLRGFIMDVFDPAHALPLRFEFFDDIVERIGAFQPSTQKSVAELDAVSLHGMSGAVGAMPAALLPPDTRLLLYEPQKIEDQAVSFHWLWEELASEAGVEPIPNWDAAFRELARCPRLRVTRAVEFAEARLDLDELPPFKGDFGAVLRLCRDLDASGYSISIYSVNPRFLDRDEGPFSSVPFVEVLEGKLSSGFADRSEKRAFISDRELSGVSSAGASSEWRAPVEWRDRLTEGQLVVHEDYGVGVFRGIEEIVTTGTTMDALIIEFAENKRLLVPVLQSHKLTALAEHQNDETQLDTLRGSRWRKSMERDKKRAQEEAQALIEIFARRELERRDPLALPGELYREFVRAFPHTETADQLKATAEIMEDLSGPFPMDRLLVGDVGFGKTEVALRAAFRAVAAGRQVCVLVPTTILAQQHYGTFRSRLSGFPVSVGILSRFTSKSEAGRTMADAENGAVDIVIGTHKLLQKGMAFKDLGLLIVDEEHRFGVMHKESLKRTYGAVDILSLSATPIPRTLAMALRGLRSISVLSTPPEDRLPVTTFAGPWHTSLVRKAVAHELTRGGQVYFVVNRIARMEDRQRMLAAFFPEARIRIAHGQMPERELEKTMLDFYSGSIDILLCTTIIESGLDVGRANTIVVDDSQELGLAQMYQLRGRVGRRGENAFAYFFYPEHEELRKETADRLEAISTLTDLGSGYSIARRDLDIRGGGEIGGTSQHGKSGTGGFNLFYRLLEQELARLRGMETRLAEVSYDQGGSIPAFYIPQEGVRVTLYRRLLQVVGMDELTALMGEMEDRFGPLPEPVRLLAGLTAVRNCGAAFGLRTVSVRKNETAVVGDLEELGSCLKAKRGWTVLGAHAVGPGGVNGAAGLLEAMREAGGAVEGRRK, from the coding sequence GTGCAGAAGAGAGAACGGCCCCTGGTGAGCAGAGCGGACGAATTGGGAGAGCTTTGGCGGAGCGGCGGGACCGTGCACGATCGGGCCGGCGGGGCGGCACGCGCCTGGATATGCCCGCCGGGCCGCCTTTTGGCCGTGTTGCCGGACTCCCGCCAGGCTGCCGAATTCGTCTCGGACCGCAGGACGCTCTTTCCGGAGGAGCCCCTCTTTCGGCTTGCCGAACCCCCTTTGACCGTTCAGACCATAGGCAGCCGTCCGCTTCTCCTCGAGCGGGGAGAGGTGCTCCGCCGCTGGACGATGGAGGGGGGCGTTCTGGCGGCAACCCCAGGGGCCTTGATGGCTCCCTGTCTTATGGCCGACGGAGAGCTGCCCGTCGAGCGTGGGGAGGAGTACGCCCGGGATCGATTGGTGGCCTGGCTGGAGCGCAGCGGCTACCAGCGGGCGGACCTGGTGTGGTCTCCGGGGCAGTATGTCCTTCGCGGTTTCATTATGGATGTCTTCGATCCCGCTCATGCCCTTCCTCTGCGTTTCGAGTTCTTCGACGACATTGTGGAGCGCATCGGGGCCTTTCAGCCCTCCACGCAGAAGAGCGTCGCGGAGCTCGATGCGGTCTCTCTGCACGGCATGTCGGGAGCGGTCGGTGCGATGCCCGCCGCGCTTCTGCCTCCAGACACCCGACTCTTGCTTTACGAGCCTCAGAAGATCGAGGATCAGGCGGTCTCCTTCCATTGGCTTTGGGAGGAGCTGGCCTCGGAGGCGGGCGTGGAGCCCATTCCGAATTGGGATGCGGCGTTCCGGGAGCTGGCGCGCTGTCCCCGCCTGCGGGTGACGCGCGCGGTGGAGTTTGCGGAGGCCCGGCTGGATTTGGACGAACTGCCCCCGTTCAAGGGCGATTTCGGCGCGGTGCTGCGACTCTGTCGCGACTTGGACGCAAGCGGCTACTCCATATCCATCTACAGCGTCAACCCACGCTTTCTGGACCGAGACGAAGGCCCCTTCTCCTCGGTCCCCTTCGTGGAGGTCCTGGAGGGAAAGCTATCCTCGGGGTTTGCGGACCGCTCGGAGAAGCGTGCCTTCATCTCGGATCGGGAACTTTCCGGCGTGTCCTCCGCCGGAGCTTCCTCGGAATGGCGTGCCCCTGTGGAGTGGCGGGACCGGCTGACGGAAGGACAGCTGGTCGTGCACGAGGACTACGGGGTCGGCGTCTTCAGAGGCATCGAGGAGATCGTCACGACGGGAACCACCATGGATGCCTTGATTATCGAGTTCGCGGAGAACAAGCGTCTTCTGGTCCCCGTTCTGCAATCCCATAAGCTCACGGCGCTGGCGGAGCATCAGAACGACGAGACGCAGCTCGATACCCTTCGGGGCTCCCGGTGGCGGAAGTCGATGGAGAGGGACAAGAAGCGTGCTCAGGAGGAGGCCCAAGCCCTGATCGAGATCTTTGCGCGCCGGGAGCTGGAGCGCCGCGATCCGTTGGCGCTTCCCGGCGAGCTTTACCGGGAGTTCGTGCGGGCCTTCCCCCACACGGAGACGGCCGACCAGCTCAAGGCCACGGCGGAGATCATGGAGGACCTGTCCGGCCCCTTCCCGATGGACCGCCTTCTCGTCGGCGACGTGGGGTTTGGGAAGACGGAGGTCGCGCTGCGGGCGGCATTTCGTGCCGTGGCCGCGGGACGCCAGGTCTGCGTTCTGGTCCCGACGACGATTCTGGCCCAGCAGCACTACGGCACCTTCCGTTCCCGACTCTCGGGTTTTCCGGTCTCGGTGGGTATCCTTTCCCGCTTCACCTCGAAGTCCGAAGCGGGACGCACGATGGCGGATGCGGAGAATGGCGCCGTCGACATCGTCATCGGAACGCACAAGCTGCTGCAGAAGGGGATGGCCTTCAAGGACCTCGGGCTTCTGATCGTCGACGAGGAGCACCGATTCGGGGTCATGCACAAGGAGAGCCTGAAGCGGACCTACGGAGCCGTGGACATCCTGAGCCTGTCGGCGACGCCCATACCGCGGACCCTGGCCATGGCGCTGAGGGGGCTGCGCAGCATCTCGGTGCTCTCCACGCCGCCGGAGGACCGCCTGCCCGTCACCACCTTTGCCGGTCCGTGGCACACCTCCCTGGTGCGTAAGGCCGTGGCCCACGAGCTGACGCGCGGGGGACAGGTCTACTTCGTCGTCAACCGAATCGCCCGGATGGAGGACCGTCAGCGGATGCTCGCCGCCTTCTTCCCCGAGGCCCGGATCCGCATCGCGCACGGCCAGATGCCGGAGCGGGAGCTGGAGAAAACGATGCTGGACTTCTACTCGGGCTCGATCGACATTCTGCTCTGCACGACGATCATCGAGAGCGGACTGGACGTAGGGCGCGCCAATACCATTGTCGTGGACGATTCCCAGGAGCTCGGCCTGGCTCAGATGTACCAGCTCCGCGGGCGGGTGGGGCGGCGCGGGGAGAACGCCTTCGCATACTTTTTCTATCCCGAGCACGAGGAACTGAGAAAGGAGACGGCGGACAGACTGGAGGCCATATCCACTCTGACGGATCTGGGGTCGGGCTACTCGATCGCTCGGCGCGACCTGGACATCCGCGGCGGAGGGGAGATCGGCGGGACCAGCCAGCACGGCAAGAGCGGGACAGGAGGCTTCAACCTCTTCTACCGTCTGCTGGAACAGGAGCTGGCCCGTCTGCGGGGCATGGAAACCCGGCTGGCTGAGGTCAGCTACGATCAGGGCGGCTCCATCCCCGCGTTCTATATTCCGCAGGAAGGGGTGCGGGTCACGCTTTACCGGCGGTTGCTGCAGGTGGTGGGGATGGACGAGCTGACGGCCCTGATGGGAGAGATGGAGGACCGCTTTGGCCCCCTTCCCGAGCCCGTCCGGCTGCTTGCAGGGTTGACGGCGGTACGGAACTGTGGGGCCGCGTTCGGCCTGCGCACGGTCTCGGTGCGGAAGAACGAGACCGCCGTGGTCGGGGACCTGGAGGAGCTGGGGAGCTGTCTGAAGGCGAAGAGAGGCTGGACCGTTCTGGGTGCTCACGCCGTGGGACCCGGCGGGGTGAACGGTGCGGCGGGGCTTCTGGAGGCGATGCGGGAGGCGGGAGGAGCCGTCGAGGGGCGGAGGAAATGA